Within Carassius gibelio isolate Cgi1373 ecotype wild population from Czech Republic chromosome A16, carGib1.2-hapl.c, whole genome shotgun sequence, the genomic segment agaacgctttatatctcagcaatggaagcacgcagaaacgtaaaaatggtcttgtttgaaagaagagattctaatctaaaagattatatcgagtatataggtatgcgtggctgtttgcggctgactgaagcggtgcaaaatgtataaataataaggtgagaaattttacatcgcgattctgttgaagatcattcgatctgtgattgtcacacaataaaatgatctacatcatcagattcctgagaatgagagctttcttgtgatatatgacttgactgttttgtgaaaaatattttaaatacacattcttacgaaaacgtattcgcaatcgttagatggaaatttatgggggggggaaatatatttcttagcttaatttgactactttatgtatcataaaaccccaattaatggtattctttgtaaagaaaacactctaagctttcaaatgaacccatttttgggcaaatgccatataaggaaggatatgcaaatgagacacaaacatgtggcatgctattttcggacccggtaccgggtctgcagagtttatATCTCTTTGCAACCTTACAGATCTtctgcaccaagagcttgtaacactccaaagagaaaggaaaaatttgaaATCACAcaatatgaccccttttaaagtTCTTATCTGTGTTCAAAAAGGCAAAACCAAACTCTTTCAGTCAGTGAAATCACTCAATGAAAAGCACTTCAAAGATACATTTGTTTATGTGTTAGGAAGGTGGTGGTGGTGTTGATGGGGATTTTAGTATGTATCTACATTGCCAGAACACATTTAATTGCCCTGGTTGCAAACCTTTCCATGTTTGGCACTGTGTGTTAGCGTGCATTTATTGGTTCACTTTATTATTGTCTAACGAAATGAAATATCTTTCACTAAGGCACAGCTGTGGCATAATGGCTCTTTTTGTTTGGTGTAACCCTTCATTCGCTCGTAATTATCAGCCTACGATTCATCTATTATGTGCTAACTCAAGTGTTTTGCACAATAAACCATGGAACGTTGTCTCCCTGTCTAACTGACTGCATGTGTTTCTTTCTCTATCTCTCACCCTTTTCTCACAGCAGAATTATTGGGTATTATTGCCTGAGCTCTAATCTGTCCCTCGGGCAACAGAAAGAGAATTGGATTTGAAGGTTACTTGTGGTGCTAGTGCTGTAATGCTAGCTTTTCAGCTTCAGGGGGCAAATAAGAGAAAGCTTTCATAATAAGATCATTAACTGTAATCTGTTACCTTCGTCCCTCAACACCATACAAATGGCTTAGTATTGGCATTTCATGAAAACCTAGGGTATGGCATAATTCGCTGTGGACATATATACGCAACCACAACATTCCTGAATGATAAACCCACATATACCTAAACAAAGTGTATGATGCACTATTAAATAAACTTAACggtgaacagcattaaatataaaaacatatgtcTTACCTTGCCTGCGCAGTTCTTATTGCATAAGTGGGTAGTGGTAGGTGGGAGCTAATCTAAAATATGTGTGATAATTGATGCAATAAACTGCGATTGCGCACTATCCACAAagagagcatttaaaaaaaattacttaagcaATAATGCATACATGTATATGATTTTTGCAAAATTTGCCATTTTTaattttccatcgttaaaataataataagaaagaaaTATTGTAATGACCAAAACCTACACTAACTACAATCCTGAAGTGAGATCCATTCAACAGCAGTGCTCATCATAACACACCTTGCTACCATGAGCATCTTCGTCTGAATTCTGAATTCTGTTAGGGTACACATCGAAAGCCATAGACAAACGCCGACCCTGGGTGGATTCAGCTAAGATAGTAAATCAAAGCTACATGCTAAGAAAAACTAATATGGGAATATGGACAAATGCCATGCTGATTTAGTTTTTCTTCTGCCAATTTTCTTCTtgttatgattttctttcttttttgttgatATTGTTTAATGGTCCAAAATGCATATTATACTGGTCAAACTTGGATATTTCTGTCACAGGATTTTTTCCCCCCTGCACAATGTTTCAAGTACACAATGAGTTACGATAGCCATGAGACTTTGGATGAGTGAGTTAAGGCAATGATTTATTCATAGACACCTGTGATATTCCTAAAGTGAGGACAAAATCATATGTACATGACTTATGAGAAAAAAAGCAGTCGAGACTACATTCTCActcgtttttttttctgcaaaataaatatatatagatggacacatatatttatatattgcatCATCTCCGATGTACAAACAAATTAATATCAGACCGAGTTCTCAGACTGTGATTTGAGTTACATAAAAATGGGTGACTCCGTACAGATGATTGACTTATCAGGCTGAATCTTGTGATTTGTTGAAAGGGTCTTATGAGGAGTATTCATATTCCTCTGCACTCCGTCGGCCAAAATCCATCCATCCTAAGTAATCTCTGTCCTTTATTCTGTGAGAGGTGCCCATGGACCTGCTTTTCGAAGAGGGACTTCTGCGATATGTACCTGCATGCatggacaaaagaaaaaaaacatttattcacatATTTAAGCCCAGAAACCTTTGGAAAATGTTTATCTATTTAGATAAAGAGATACATTtattataagtagtagtagtagtatttatatgtgatgtaattattatataattcatgttgTTGTTGAGGTTCAATAGAaatctcaaaaatgaaaatatgactcCGACCAAAGTTAATGCGAATGAGTGCTACTGAAATGGCATGATTATAGTTTATAGGGTATAACATATGATGCATGAAGGGCAAATTATAAATGTTCAGTAAATACAAAGTCATTTGAAAGGAGAATATCACCTTTGGTGGAGATGATTCTGGCTAGGAGTTCAGTCAAGCTGCTGCGGGGCTCTTCATCATCCTCTGGTTTGGGCAGCAGGCTGAGTTGTCCACTGGAGGGTGCTGCACGGGTGTGGCGTGTGTGTTCCGCTATGGTCCC encodes:
- the LOC128031065 gene encoding cholecystokinin, coding for MNTGICVCVLLAALSTSSCLSLYTHSEDGGQSDLGTIAEHTRHTRAAPSSGQLSLLPKPEDDEEPRSSLTELLARIISTKGTYRRSPSSKSRSMGTSHRIKDRDYLGWMDFGRRSAEEYEYSS